Part of the Rhizobium sp. WYJ-E13 genome is shown below.
TTCATTGTCGAAGCCGTGCCCATAGTGTTGCAATGACCGACGGAGGGTGCCGAATCGAGCGCCGTCTGCAGAAATTCCTCTTCGTCGATCTCGCCGGCCGCAAGCTTCCGGCGTGACTGCCAGATCGCCATTCCGGAGCCGGCAAGCTTGCCCTCGTGCCAGCCATCGAGCATCGGCCCGCCCGAGAGAACGATGGCGGGAATATCGACCGTCGACGCCGCCATAATTGCCGAAGGCGTTGTCTTGTCGCAGCCCGTCGTCAGGACGACACCGTCGAGCGGATAGCCGTAGAGGATTTCAACGAGGCCGAGATAGGCGAGGTTGCGGTCGAGTGCTGCCGTCGGGCGCTTGCAGTTCTCGAAGATCGGATGGGTCGGAAATTCAATCGGGATGCCGCCCGCGTCGCGAATACCGTCACGCACGCGCTTGGCCAATTCGATGTGGACGCGGTTGCAGGGCGTCAGATCGCTGCCGCTCTGGGCAATGCCGATGATCGGCTTGCCGGACCGCAATTCCTCGGGCGTCACACCGTAATTCATGAAGCGCTCCAGATAGAGTGCCGTCATATCGATATGATCGGGATTATCGAACCAGTCCTGCGAACGCAGGCGGCGCTTGGCGGTCTTGCTATCGGTCATCTCTTTCCTCCCGGTCGGGCATTCCTGTCTTCGAGATGGAGCAACAGGGCACTGTGATCTGTCTCGCCGTTGCCTTTGGCAACAAATTCGGTGAATTCGGCATGCACCGCTTCCGTCAGCGGCAGCGTGAGGGATAAGGCCTTCGCCGTTGCCATGACCGCGTCGAGATCCTTCAACTGATTGGCTGAAGAACCGCCCGGCGCGAACTGCCGGTCGATCATGCGTTTGCCGTGGATTTCCAGAATGCGGCTGTCGGCAAAGCCGCCGCGCACGGCATCCCGGAACGCCGCCGGCGAACCACCGCCGGCCTCGATCAGCATCATCGCCTCTGCGACAGCGCCGATCGTCACTGCAACGATCTGCTGGTTGGCGAGCTTGGCAAGCTGCCCTGACCCATCGGGCCCGACATGGGTGACGCGCCCCATCGGCGCGAAGACATCAGCCAATTCGGTAATGAGGGAAGCATCCCCGCCCGCCATAATGGCAAGCGTCCCGGACGAGGCCCCGACCACGCCGCCGGAAACCGGCGCGTCGATATGGCGGATACCCTGTGCGGCAAGCTTCTCCGCATGCGCGCGCGCGAAAGGCGGCGCGATGGAACTCATGTCGATGACCACAGCGCCTGGTCTCATGGCTTCGGCAGTGCCCATGTCGAACAGCACCTGTCCTACGGCCTGGGCATTGGTCAGCATGGAGATGACGATATCGGCTGCAGAGGCGGCTTCGGCGGGCGTGGAAGCGACATTGGCGCCATCGCTGGAAAGAGCCTCCGCCTTGGCGCAATCACGGTTCCAGACAGTAAGGGAAAAGCCTGCGCCAAGCAGTCGCCGCACCATCGGCGCCCCCATGAGCCCGGTGCCGAGGAAAGCGATCTTGCGCTTTCCGCTGTCATCAGATGCGTGTGTCACCCAGCCCTCCCCGAACTGTTGCCTGCCCTTGATAATATCCTCACCTCAGCATGCAACCGTTTTGACGGACGTAACGCATTTTTGTCGCAGCGCTCACAAACGAAACGGGCGAGGACCAAGGTCCCCGCCCGATTTACCCGACAAAGGAGAGGTTACTCCGCAGCGACCTTCATATGGTCGTCTTCGTCCTGCGGATGATTGTCGTTGTGCTGGATGAGCGGACGGTTGCCCGTCATCCGGCGCAGGAGCACATAGAACACCGGCGTCATGAAGATGCCGAAGAAGGTCACGCCGATCATACCCGAGAACACCGCGACACCCATGGCCGCACGCATTTCCGAACCGGCACCAGTCGAGGTGACGAGCGGCACGACGCCCATGATGAAGGCCATGGAGGTCATGAGGATCGGGCGCAGGCGCAGACGGCTTGCCTCGATTGCGGCTTCCCGCGGCGTCCTGCCTTCGAACTCCAGTTCGCGGGCAAATTCCACGATCAGGATCGCGTTCTTGGCCGATAGACCGACAAGGACGACGAGGCCGATCTGCGTGAAGATGTTGTTGTCTCCGCCGGTGAGCCAGACGCCAGTCAAGGCGGCAAGAACACCCATCGGTACGATCATGATGATCGCCAGTGGCAGCGTCAGGCTCTCATACTGGGCAGCGAGCACCAGGAAGACGAGCAGCAGGGCGAGCGGGAAGACGACGACGCTGGAGTTGCCGGCAAGGATCTGCTGGTAAGTCAGGTCGGTCCACTCGAAGTCGATGCCGGCAGGCAGCGTCTCATTCAGGATCTTTTCGATCGCAGCCTGTGCCTGCCCGGACGAGAAGCCCGGAGCCGGACCACCGTTGATATCGGCAGCGAGGAAGCCGTTATAACGGTTCGCACGCTCCGGACCCGTACTTGCATCCACCTTCAGGAGAGCTGCGAGCGGAATCATCTGGCCCGATGCCGAGCGAACCTTCAGCTGGCCGATATCTTCCGGCTGAGCACGGAACTTGGCATCGGCCTGTACACGAACGCTGTAGGTGCGGCCGAAAGCGTTGAAGTCGTTCACGTAGAGCGAACCGAGATAGATCTGCAGCGTCTGGAAGACGTCGGTGACGGAGACCCCAAGCTGTTCGGCCTTGGCACGGTCGAGATCGGCGTAGAGCTGCGGCACGTTGATCTGGAAGCTGGAGAACAGGCCGGCAAGTTCGGGCGTCTGGTAGGCCTTGGCAAGCACGGCCTTGGTTGCTTCGTCGAGCGCCTGGTTGCCCAAGCCTGCTCGATCCTCGATCTGCAGTTTGAAACCGCCCGTCGTGCCGAGACCGTTGACCGGCGGCGGCGGGAACATGGCGATGAAGGCATCCTGAATGGCACCGAACTTCTGGTTCAGGGCCATGGCAATCGCCCCGCCCGAAAGATCGGGCGTCTTGCGTTCCTCGAAATCCTTCAGCGTCACGAAGACGATGCCGGCATTCGACGAGTTGGTGAAGCCGTTGATCGACAGGCCCGGGAAGGCGATCGCGTTGGCAACGCCCGGCTGCGCCAGAGCGATGTCGGTCATGCGCTTGATGACGTCTTCCGTGCGGTCGAGGCTTGCGGCATCCGGCAACTGGGCAAAGCCGATCAGATACTGCTTGTCCTGCGACGGCACGAAACCGCCCGGCACCGTATTGAAGATGCCGTAGGTCGCTCCGACCAGCGCAAGGTAGATCACCATGACGATGCTCTTGCGCGACACGAGACCACCGACGCCCTTGCCATAGGCGTTCGAACCGGCGCCGAAAGCGCGGTTGAAGCCGCGGAAGAACCAGCCGAAGATCGCATCCATGAACCGCGTCAGCCAGTCCTTCGGCGCATGATGCCCCTTCAGAAGAAGGGCAGCGAGCGCCGGAGACAGCGTCAGCGAGTTGAAGGCAGAAATGACGGTCGAGATCGCGATCGTCAGCGCGAACTGGCGATAGAACTGACCCGACAGGCCGGAGATGAAGGCGAGCGGCACGAAGACCGCGACGAGTACCAGCGCGATCGCGATGATCGGGCCGGAGACTTCCTTCATGGCCTTGTAGGTCGCCTGGCGCGGACTGAGCCCGGCCTCGATGTTGCGTTCGACGTTTTCAACGACGACGATCGCGTCGTCCACGACGATACCGATCGCCAGCACCAAGCCGAAAAGGCTGAGCGCATTGATCGAGAAGCCGAACATATACATGACCGCGAACGTACCGATGATCGATACCGGAACGGCAATCAGCGGAATGATCGAGGCACGCCATGTCTGCAGGAACAGGATAACGACGAGAACAACGAGCGCGATGGCTTCGAGCAAAGTGTCGATGACCTTCTCGATCGAGGCGCGAACGAACTTCGTCGTATCATAGACGATCTCGTACTTCACGCCTGTCGGCATGGCGAGCTGCAGCTCATCCATGGTCGCTCGGACATTGTCGGCGATCTCGATCGCGTTCGAACCCGGCGCCTGGAGAACGGCGACAGCGACAGCCGGCTTGCCGTCGAGCAGCGAACGCAGCGTGTAGTCGGCAGCACCGAGTTCGATCCGGGCCACGTCGCGCAGGCGGGTGATTTCGCCATTGGCGCCCGTCTTGACGATGATGTTGCCGAATTCCTCGGGCGTGCGCAGTCGGCCCTGGGCATTCACGTTGAGTTGGAGATCGACCCCCGGCTGGCTGGGAGAGGCGCCGATGATACCGGCAGCAGCCTGGACGTTCTGTGAGCTGATCGCGTTACTGATGTCGCTGGCGGCAAGATTATGCTCGGCAGCCTTCTGCGGATCGATCCACACGCGCATCGAATAGTCGCCAGCGCCGAAGACCTGCACCTGGCCGACGCCGGCGATGCGGGCGAGCCGGTCCTTGATGTTCAGCGTCGCATAATTGCGCAGATAGGTGATGTCATGGCTGTTCCCATCGGAAACGAGGTTGACGACCATGATGAAGTCCGGCGAGCTCTTGACCGTGGTAATGCCGAGCGCACGAACTTCGGCCGGCAGGCGGGGTTCGGCCTGCGACACGCGGTTCTGAACGAGCTGTTGCGCCTTGTCCGGGTCGGTGCCGAGCTTGAAGGTGACCGTGACGTTCAAAACGCCGTCCGATGTCGCCTGGCTGGACATATAGAGCATGCCCTCGACACCGTTGATCTGCTCTTCGAGCGGTGTGGCCACCGTTTCGGCAATGACGGTCGGGTTCGCGCCGGGATAGGTGGCGCGCACGACGACCGACGGCGGCACGACCTCGGGATATTCCGAGATCGGCAACGCCCTGAGGCCGATCAGGCCGGCGACCACGATGAGGACCGAAAGAACACCGGCAAACACCGGGCGGTCGACAAAGAATCTGGATATGTTCATTTTAAAGCCCTCTCCGGGGTGAACATGGATGCAAAATCCCTCCCCGGCGGCCTGAAGGCTCGCCGGCGGGTCATGTTATTTCGGCCAATGCCCCCTCCCTGAGGGAGGGGACTGCATCTTATTGAGCGGTCGCGACCTTCTCTTCCATCTGCGGTGCGACGACTGCGCCCGGACGGATGCGCTGCAACCCATTGACGACGATCTTGTCGCCGACCTTGAGGCCGCCTTCGATCACGCGTTGGCCATCGAACAGCGAGCCGAGCTGGATCTGCCGGTAATTGACCTTGTTTTCACCGTCGACGACGAAGACAAACTTCTTGTCCTGGTCGGTGCCGACGGCGCGGTCACTGATAACGATCTTGTTCTCGGCCTTCGGCTGGCCCATGCGCACCCGCACGAACTGGCCGGGGATCAGCCTGCCGCCGGGATTGTCGAAGACTGCCCGCACGGCAATGGTACCGCTGGCAGCATCGACTTCGTTGTCGACGAGCTGAAGCTTGCCCTTGATCGGCGTTCCCTCATCGGCAAGCGTGCCGATTTCGACCGGGATCTGTTCAACCGCCGGCAATGCGGCGTCAGTTGCCGGAAGCTCCGAAAGAGCCTTCGTGACCATCTCTTCGCTCGCGTTGAAGCTTGCATAGATCGGATCGACGGAGACGAGCGTCGTCAGCTCAGGCGAAGCCGAACCGGCAGCGACAATGTTGCCGACCGTGACCTCGATCTTGCCGATGCGGCCGGAAACCGGAGCGCGCACCTGCGTGTAGTCGAGATCAAG
Proteins encoded:
- a CDS encoding efflux RND transporter periplasmic adaptor subunit produces the protein MTSRSKRWALVGAGLGVAASVSAAAIFFELPMSATATAASEPAQPPAVPVTVAVVASRDVTNWENFSGRLEAIDRVQIRPRVGGAIQSVHFREGALVKQGDLLFAIDPAPYQAAVSQAQGQVASAEAKVSLAQTELDRGRRLSDNRTISQSDLDQRQSTLAEAQASLRSAQAALQSAQLDLDYTQVRAPVSGRIGKIEVTVGNIVAAGSASPELTTLVSVDPIYASFNASEEMVTKALSELPATDAALPAVEQIPVEIGTLADEGTPIKGKLQLVDNEVDAASGTIAVRAVFDNPGGRLIPGQFVRVRMGQPKAENKIVISDRAVGTDQDKKFVFVVDGENKVNYRQIQLGSLFDGQRVIEGGLKVGDKIVVNGLQRIRPGAVVAPQMEEKVATAQ
- a CDS encoding efflux RND transporter permease subunit — translated: MNISRFFVDRPVFAGVLSVLIVVAGLIGLRALPISEYPEVVPPSVVVRATYPGANPTVIAETVATPLEEQINGVEGMLYMSSQATSDGVLNVTVTFKLGTDPDKAQQLVQNRVSQAEPRLPAEVRALGITTVKSSPDFIMVVNLVSDGNSHDITYLRNYATLNIKDRLARIAGVGQVQVFGAGDYSMRVWIDPQKAAEHNLAASDISNAISSQNVQAAAGIIGASPSQPGVDLQLNVNAQGRLRTPEEFGNIIVKTGANGEITRLRDVARIELGAADYTLRSLLDGKPAVAVAVLQAPGSNAIEIADNVRATMDELQLAMPTGVKYEIVYDTTKFVRASIEKVIDTLLEAIALVVLVVILFLQTWRASIIPLIAVPVSIIGTFAVMYMFGFSINALSLFGLVLAIGIVVDDAIVVVENVERNIEAGLSPRQATYKAMKEVSGPIIAIALVLVAVFVPLAFISGLSGQFYRQFALTIAISTVISAFNSLTLSPALAALLLKGHHAPKDWLTRFMDAIFGWFFRGFNRAFGAGSNAYGKGVGGLVSRKSIVMVIYLALVGATYGIFNTVPGGFVPSQDKQYLIGFAQLPDAASLDRTEDVIKRMTDIALAQPGVANAIAFPGLSINGFTNSSNAGIVFVTLKDFEERKTPDLSGGAIAMALNQKFGAIQDAFIAMFPPPPVNGLGTTGGFKLQIEDRAGLGNQALDEATKAVLAKAYQTPELAGLFSSFQINVPQLYADLDRAKAEQLGVSVTDVFQTLQIYLGSLYVNDFNAFGRTYSVRVQADAKFRAQPEDIGQLKVRSASGQMIPLAALLKVDASTGPERANRYNGFLAADINGGPAPGFSSGQAQAAIEKILNETLPAGIDFEWTDLTYQQILAGNSSVVVFPLALLLVFLVLAAQYESLTLPLAIIMIVPMGVLAALTGVWLTGGDNNIFTQIGLVVLVGLSAKNAILIVEFARELEFEGRTPREAAIEASRLRLRPILMTSMAFIMGVVPLVTSTGAGSEMRAAMGVAVFSGMIGVTFFGIFMTPVFYVLLRRMTGNRPLIQHNDNHPQDEDDHMKVAAE
- a CDS encoding NAD(P)-dependent oxidoreductase, which encodes MTHASDDSGKRKIAFLGTGLMGAPMVRRLLGAGFSLTVWNRDCAKAEALSSDGANVASTPAEAASAADIVISMLTNAQAVGQVLFDMGTAEAMRPGAVVIDMSSIAPPFARAHAEKLAAQGIRHIDAPVSGGVVGASSGTLAIMAGGDASLITELADVFAPMGRVTHVGPDGSGQLAKLANQQIVAVTIGAVAEAMMLIEAGGGSPAAFRDAVRGGFADSRILEIHGKRMIDRQFAPGGSSANQLKDLDAVMATAKALSLTLPLTEAVHAEFTEFVAKGNGETDHSALLLHLEDRNARPGGKR